One genomic window of Misgurnus anguillicaudatus chromosome 12, ASM2758022v2, whole genome shotgun sequence includes the following:
- the LOC129446505 gene encoding cyclin-dependent kinase 2-associated protein 1 isoform X1: MSYKPNPHQHLPGTSGNQGGIPSPSSMATVQSYKPILNDFGPPSLGFPQGPNGNQVPQSKYAELLAIIEELGKEIRPTYAGSKSAMERLKRGIIHARGLVRECLAETERNARS; the protein is encoded by the exons ATGTCTTACAAGCCCAATCCCCATCAACACCTTCCGGGAACTTCAGGGAACCAAG GAGGCATTCCCTCTCCGTCTTCTATGGCAACAGTACagtcatacaaaccaattttaaATGACTTTGGACCACCATCACTGGGGTTCCCACag GGACCAAACGGTAACCAAGTACCCCAGAGTAAATATGCTGAACTTCTTGCCATTATTGAGGAACTTGGGAAGGAAATAAGACCAACGTATGCAGGGAGTAAAAGTGCAATGGAACGACTTAAAAGag GTATCATTCATGCGAGAGGGCTTGTTCGGGAATGTCTGGCAGAAACAGAACGTAACGCGAGATCCTAG
- the LOC129446505 gene encoding cyclin-dependent kinase 2-associated protein 1 isoform X2, which produces MATVQSYKPILNDFGPPSLGFPQGPNGNQVPQSKYAELLAIIEELGKEIRPTYAGSKSAMERLKRGIIHARGLVRECLAETERNARS; this is translated from the exons ATGGCAACAGTACagtcatacaaaccaattttaaATGACTTTGGACCACCATCACTGGGGTTCCCACag GGACCAAACGGTAACCAAGTACCCCAGAGTAAATATGCTGAACTTCTTGCCATTATTGAGGAACTTGGGAAGGAAATAAGACCAACGTATGCAGGGAGTAAAAGTGCAATGGAACGACTTAAAAGag GTATCATTCATGCGAGAGGGCTTGTTCGGGAATGTCTGGCAGAAACAGAACGTAACGCGAGATCCTAG